The following coding sequences lie in one Spinacia oleracea cultivar Varoflay chromosome 1, BTI_SOV_V1, whole genome shotgun sequence genomic window:
- the LOC110785491 gene encoding protein NRT1/ PTR FAMILY 5.6-like: MNETERKSERDESEMSTRKVKIENVEEESQVVDSSFDYKGRVPHRSSTGSWKASLFILAMEFSEIMTYFGIASNMVIYMTKVMQQDLKTAANSVNVWIGVTTLMPLLGAFLADAYTGRYFMILFSAILYVLSLGIFTMTQYIPSLKPCSTSSNTCQHVSKVHKAVYFLAAYLMALATGGYKPCLESFGGDQFDDNHPKERKQKMSFFNWWNIAVCCGIFVGVTLIVYVQLNVSWGIGFLTLTITMGVTVFIFVLGRPFYRYWTALGSPFTPLVQVLVAALAKRNLPCPSDPSLLYEALNSEKLRGRLLGHTNRLRFLDKAAIIESNDEVTKNKQSPWRLATVTQVEELKLIIAMFPIWLTSLVFGIGNALGPTFFIKQGNAMNRNISNHFEIPAASIAILSAIGMSASLALYDKVLLPYLRRITGNERGINILTRIGIGMVILIITMMISALVERARWKASLQGEIIHVYWLMPQIFIIGIGDGFSLVGLQEYFYEQVPDSMRSLGMAFYLSVTGIGSFVTTLLIIIVDYVTGLNGRKRWIGKDLNDSRLDYFYWLLSLIFVLNLCVFVMLAKNYRYKSVQRGVAISDTICDDG, from the exons ATGAATGAAAcagagagaaagagtgaaagagatgagTCTGAAATGTCGACAAGAAAAGTCAAAATTGAAAATGTCGAGGAAGAATCACAAGTTGTTGATTCATCATTTGATTACAAAGGAAGGGTTCCTCATCGATCTTCAACTGGCTCATGGAAAGCATCCCTCTTCATTTTAG CAATGGAATTCAGTGAGATAATGACATATTTTGGAATAGCATCAAATATGGTGATATACATGACAAAAGTGATGCAGCAAGACTTGAAAACGGCGGCGAACAGTGTAAATGTATGGATTGGAGTTACCACATTAATGCCTCTTCTCGGTGCTTTTCTTGCCGATGCATATACTGGTCGTTACTTCATGATTCTATTCTCCGCCATCCTCTATGTTCTG AGTCTAGGTATATTTACCATGACACAATACATACCAAGCCTTAAACCTTGCAGCACAAGTTCGAATACATGCCAACATGTTAGCAAGGTGCACAAGGCGGTCTACTTCTTAGCGGCCTACCTGATGGCCCTAGCAACAGGTGGTTACAAGCCATGCTTAGAGAGCTTTGGTGGTGACCAATTCGACGACAACCACCCTAAAGAAAGGAAGCAGAAGATGTCATTTTTCAACTGGTGGAACATCGCCGtttgttgtggcattttcgttgGGGTTACTTTGATAGTGTACGTACAGTTAAATGTAAGTTGGGGCATTGGATTTTTAACACTAACTATAACTATGGGTGTTACAGTCTTTATATTTGTTCTTGGAAGACCATTTTATCGGTACTGGACCGCCCTTGGAAGCCCATTTACACCATTGGTGCAAGTCCTTGTTGCTGCTTTGGCTAAGAGAAATCTACCCTGTCCTTCTGATCCCTCTTTGTTGTATGAGGCTCTCAATTCAGAGAAGCTCCGGGGTCGACTTTTAGGTCATACTAATAGACTCAG ATTTCTTGACAAAGCTGCAATAATCGAAAGCAATGATGAAGTAACCAAGAATAAGCAAAGTCCATGGAGGCTAGCAACCGTGACACAAGTGGAGGAATTAAAACTCATAATAGCCATGTTTCCAATATGGTTAACTTCATTAGTGTTTGGCATAGGCAATGCCCTGGGCCCCACGTTCTTCATCAAGCAAGGAAACGCAATGAATAGGAATATTTCAAACCACTTTGAAATCCCAGCAGCCTCAATAGCCATCCTATCAGCCATAGGCATGAGTGCTTCATTAGCATTATACGACAAAGTCCTCCTCCCATACTTAAGGAGAATCACGGGAAACGAAAGAGGCATCAACATCCTTACAAGAATTGGTATTGGCATGGTTATCTTAATCATAACAATGATGATTTCAGCCTTGGTTGAGAGGGCAAGGTGGAAAGCATCATTACAAGGAGAAATCATTCATGTGTATTGGCTTATGCCTCAAATCTTTATCATTGGTATAGGAGACGGGTTTTCTCTAGTAGGATTACAAGAGTATTTTTATGAACAAGTTCCTGACTCGATGAGGAGCTTAGGGATGGCGTTTTACCTAAGTGTGACTGGTATTGGAAGTTTTGTTACAACGTTGTTGATTATAATAGTGGATTATGTGACAGGGCTGAATGGTAGGAAGAGATGGATAGGCAAGGATTTGAATGATAGTCGCCTTGACTATTTTTACTGGCTATTATCGCTCATTTTTGTGTTGAATTTGTGTGTTTTTGTGATGTTGGCCAAGAATTATAGGTACAAAAGTGTTCAAAGAGGTGTGGCTATAAGTGATACTATTTGTGATGATGGATGA
- the LOC110785446 gene encoding uncharacterized protein has protein sequence MMMQEKKDDAKESDDARSVVPSRMKRTQDIDITEQQPLKAWVRTVVFTNQEKSFDNFAEDDREFVSSNHVTAQEVSNSDEEIETEVAPKILEDGGQTTVDELKELNLGTLEEPRPVYVSSLLTQEEEHEYAELLSEFKDVFAWSYKEMPGLDPRIAVHRLAIKKGVSPKKQSQRRFRPELIPEIESEVNKLIGADFIREVKYPTWIANVVPVRKKNGQLRVCVDFRDLNEACPKDDFPLPVTEIMIDATTGHEALSFMDCTAGYNQICMAPEDQEATAFRTPKGIFCYKVMPFGLKNAGATYQRAMQKIFEDMMHKIVECYVDDLVVKSKKRESHLSDLRKVFERLRKCQLKMNPLKCAFGVTSGKFLGFIVRHRGIEIDQTKIKAIQEMPEPRNLKELRGLQGRLAYIRRFISNLAGRCHPFNHLMKKDTSFDWDDSCRKAFESIKKYLSSPPVLGAPVKGKPLILYIAAQERSLGAMCAQEIEDRKETALYYLSRTLVGAELNYSPIEKICLALVFAIQKLKHYMQAHTVHVISKADPIKYILSRPVLSGRLAKWVVLIKQYDIVYVPQKSVKGQAIADFFADHPVPPEWELSVDLPGEDVFYIDVLPPWEMYFDGAARQDGAGAGVVFLSPEKHVLTYSFVLTQLCSNNMAEYQALILGLQMAVGLGLKDLDIYGDSQLVISQLLGEYEVKKEDLIPHHRHATKLLEKLDTVKLNHVPRSANKMADALAGLAATLALGAEETMSVPVCNRWVVASDIDEIEDEEYEEVDMITVHQVDQEDWRQPIVDYLSHQKLPSDPRNRMEIRRRAPRFILFNGTLFRRSFNHSWSRCIGDEETMKAMEEAHAGICGAHQSGPKLYDCLKTMGYYWPTMVQDSMDYAKKCEACQFHANFIHQPPEPLHPTVSSWPFEAWGLDVVGPITPKSSAGQAYILAATDYFSKWAEAIPLREVKKENVVDFIRTHIIYRYGIPRRIITDNGKPFFNTLMTSLCEKFKFTQHKSSMYNAPANGLAEAFNKKLCKLLSKVVSKSKRDWHERIGEALWAYRTSYKTATQSTPYALVYGVESILPLELQIPSLRVAIQEGLTNDDNDKLRLAELEALDEKRLQAQQKSECYQARLSRAFNKKVRPRSFQVGDIVLAVRRPIITSRKTGSKFTSKWDGPYVVQEVYTNGAYKIVDAEGLRVGPINGKFLKRYYS, from the coding sequence ATGATGATGCAAGAAAAAAAAGACGACGCAAAGGAAAGTGATGACGCAAGAAGTGTGGTTCCCTCCCGCATGAAACGTACTCAAGACATAGACATCACCGAACAACAACCTCTTAAAGCATGGGTTCGTACTGTGGTGTTTACCAATCAGGAGAAGTCATTTGATAATTTTGCGGAGGACGACCGAGAGTTTGTTTCCTCTAATCATGTGACAGCGCAAGAAGTCTCAAATTCTGATGAAGAAATAGAGACCGAGGTGGCTCCCAAAATACTTGAAGATGGGGGGCAGACGACTGTGGACGAACTAAAAGAGTTAAACCTTGGAACTCTTGAAGAACCACGTCCTGTGTATGTTAGCTCTCTTCTCACTCAAGAGGAAGAACATGAGTATGCTGAATTACTCTCAGAGTTTAAAGACGTCTTTGCTTGGAGCTATAAAGAAATGCCTGGTCTCGACCCGAGAATTGCTGTCCATCGCTTGGCGATAAAAAAGGGTGTTAGTCCAAAGAAACAATCTCAAAGACGTTTTAGACCGGAGTTGATCCCTGAAATTGAATCCGAGGTAAACAAACTTATTGGTGCAGACTTTATTCGTGAAGTCAAATACCCCACATGGATAGCAAATGTAGTCCCCGTGAGAAAGAAAAATGGACAATTACGGGTTTGTGTGGACTTTCGTGACTTGAACGAAGCATGCCCGAAAGACGATTTCCCGCTACCAGTCACGGAAATAATGATAGATGCTACGACTGGTCATGAAGCATTGTCTTTCATGGACTGTACAGCCGGATACAATCAAATCTGCATGGCTCCCGAAGATCAAGAAGCGACAGCGTTCCGCACACCGAAAGGGATATTTTGCTATAAAGTCATGCCCTTTGGATTGAAGAACGCAGGAGCCACGTATCAACGTGCGATGCAGAAAATTTTTGAAGACATGATGCACAAGATAGTGGAATGCTACGTTGATGACTTAGTAGTCAAGTCCAAAAAGAGGGAGAGTCATTTGTCTGATCTCCGCAAAGTCTTTGAAAGATTACGAAAATGTCAACTAAAAATGAATCCCCTTAAATGCGCATTCGGTGTCACATCTGGAAAATTTCTAGGTTTCATTGTCAGGCATAGGGGTATCGAAATTGATCAGACAAAGATTAAGGCAATCCAAGAAATGCCCGAACCTCGAAACCTTAAAGAACTTCGTGGTCTTCAGGGGCGTTTGGCATACATTCGAAGGTTCATCTCCAACCTTGCTGGGAGATGTCACCCATTCAACCATCTCATGAAAAAAGATACTTCGTTCGACTGGGATGACTCGTGTCGAAAGGCATTCGAAAGCATAAAAAAGTATTTGTCTTCTCCACCAGTGTTGGGGGCACCAGTCAAAGGAAAACCTCTTATCCTTTACATTGCTGCACAAGAGCGGTCGTTGGGGGCAATGTGCGCTCAAGAAATAGAGGATCGCAAAGAGACGGCTCTTTACTACCTGAGTCGGACTTTGGTGGGTGCTGAATTGAACTACTCACCCATTGAAAAAATTTGTCTTGCTTTGGTTTTTGCCATCCAAAAGTTAAAGCATTACATGCAGGCTCATACAGTCCATGTCATCTCAAAAGCTGACCCAATCAAGTATATCCTTTCAAGACCAGTTCTCTCAGGACGACTTGCTAAATGGGTTGTACTCATAAAACAATATGACATTGTGTACGTGCCGcaaaaatcggtcaaaggtcaAGCAATAGCAGATTTCTTTGCAGATCATCCAGTGCCACCTGAATGGGAGCTTTCTGTTGATTTGCCTGGGGAGGATGTGTTCTATATTGACGTACTCCCACCTTGGGAAATGTATTTTGACGGGGCTGCTCGTCAAGATGGCGCGGGAGCTGGGGTTGTCTTTTTGTCTCCAGAAAAGCATGTTCTGACTTACTCGTTTGTGTTAACTCAGTTATGCTCAAATAATATGGCCGAATACCAAGCCCTCATTCTAGGCCTCCAAATGGCTGTGGGACTAGGATTAAAGGACTTGGATATTTACGGAGACTCACAGCTAGTGATTAGCCAACTCTTAGGAGAATATGAAGTCAAGAAAGAGGATTTAATTCCTCATCACAGACATGCAACAAAATTGCTTGAGAAGCTTGACACTGTTAAGTTAAATCATGTCCCAAGGAGTGCCAACAAAATGGCTGACGCACTTGCAGGGCTTGCAGCCACTTTGGCACTGGGGGCAGAAGAAACCATGTCAGTACCGGTTTGTAACCGTTGGGTCGTTGCGTCAGACATAGACGAAATTGAAGATGAGGAATATGAGGAAGTCGACATGATCACTGTTCATCAAGTTGACCAAGAAGATTGGCGTCAACCAATTGTTGACTATCTAAGTCATCAAAAATTGCCTAGTGACCCAAGGAATAGAATGGAGATTCGTCGTCGAGCCCCTCGATTTATACTTTTTAATGGAACTTTGTTTCGACGATCTTTCAACCACTCATGGTCGAGATGCATCGGAGACGAGGAAACAATGAAAGCCATGGAAGAGGCTCACGCTGGAATTTGTGGTGCACATCAATCAGGTCCTAAATTGTATGATTGCCTTAAAACAATGGGCTATTATTGGCCAACAATGGTGCAAGATAGCATGGACTACGCGAAGAAATGTGAAGCTTGTCAGTTTCATGCTAATTTCATCCACCAGCCTCCAGAACCATTGCACCCTACGGTCTCATCTTGGCCTTTTGAAGCATGGGGACTTGACGTGGTTGGTCCAATTACACCAAAGTCGTCTGCGGGTCAAGCATATATCTTAGCAGCAACTGATTATTTCTCTAAGTGGGCGGAGGCCATTCCTCTTCGCGAGGTCAAGAAAGAAAATGTCGTCGACTTCATTCGTACCCACATCATTTACAGGTACGGTATACCTCGACGGATCATCACTGACAATGGGAAGCCATTCTTCAACACATTGATGACAAGTCTTTGTGAGAAGTTTAAATTCACGCAGCATAAATCGTCCATGTACAACGCTCCTGCAAATGGCCTAGCGGAAGCCTTCAATAAAAAACTTTGTAAATTGTTGAGCAAAGTTGTTTCAAAATCAAAACGCGACTGGCATGAAAGGATAGGGGAAGCTCTTTGGGCTTACAGGACGTCATACAAAACAGCAACACAATCAACCCCATACGCTTTGGTGTATGGTGTCGAATCTATTTTGCCTTTGGAACTTCAAATTCCATCATTGCGAGTAGCTATTCAAGAAGGGTTGACTAATGATGATAATGACAAACTTCGTCTAGCAGAGTTAGAGGCACTTGACGAGAAAAGACTGCAGGCACAACAGAAATCGGAATGCTATCAGGCTCGTCTGTCACGCGCATTCAACAAGAAAGTTCGACCTCGCTCTTTTCAAGTGGGGGACATAGTTCTAGCAGTGAGACGACCTATCATTACTTCACGTAAGACTGGAAGTAAATTCACTTCAAAATGGGATGGTCCATATGTTGTGCAAGAGGTATACACTAATGGGGCTTACAAAATCGTTGACGCAGAAGGACTACGCGTGGGGCCTATCAACGGCAAGTTTCTAAAGCGGTACTACTCATGA